From a single Bacillota bacterium genomic region:
- a CDS encoding UTP--glucose-1-phosphate uridylyltransferase: MTIYRAVIPAAGFGTRMLPAAKAIPKEMVPVVDKPAIQYVVEEAVQSGVTDVLIVTGRGKVAIEDHFDRLPELEACLEARGKTEQLAKVLAPAALARISFVRQQQALGLGHAVGCAKGFTGSEPFFVLLPDDLVLSEVPVCRQLLAMMQSPSESVIAVQRIPLEDTEKYGVVSIDEATGLIKGIVEKPRPSEAPSNLAVVGRYLLQPEVFRHLEQLTPGAGGELQLTDALASMIKAGLPLRACEFVGQRFDTGNPLGLLEANIGMALSRPDMRDRVLEILATPSARDGA, translated from the coding sequence ATGACTATATACCGCGCTGTAATACCCGCCGCTGGCTTCGGCACACGGATGCTACCGGCGGCGAAGGCGATACCGAAGGAAATGGTGCCGGTGGTGGACAAGCCGGCTATTCAGTATGTGGTTGAGGAAGCTGTGCAGAGTGGCGTAACCGATGTACTGATTGTAACTGGGCGGGGGAAAGTGGCTATAGAAGACCACTTTGACCGCCTGCCGGAGCTTGAGGCTTGTCTTGAGGCGCGGGGGAAGACTGAACAGCTGGCTAAGGTGCTTGCACCGGCAGCGCTGGCCCGCATTTCGTTTGTGCGGCAGCAGCAGGCTTTGGGGTTAGGGCATGCCGTGGGTTGCGCCAAGGGCTTCACGGGTTCGGAGCCCTTTTTTGTGCTGCTGCCGGATGACTTGGTGTTGAGCGAGGTGCCGGTGTGTAGGCAGCTTTTGGCGATGATGCAAAGCCCTAGCGAGTCGGTCATTGCCGTGCAGCGCATTCCGCTTGAAGACACAGAGAAGTACGGAGTAGTAAGCATTGACGAGGCCACAGGCCTCATAAAGGGCATAGTGGAAAAACCCCGCCCGAGTGAGGCTCCCAGCAATTTGGCGGTGGTTGGGCGCTACCTCTTACAGCCAGAGGTGTTTAGGCATTTAGAGCAGTTAACGCCCGGCGCGGGTGGCGAGCTGCAACTGACGGACGCCTTAGCGTCGATGATTAAGGCCGGGCTCCCCCTGCGGGCATGCGAGTTTGTGGGCCAGCGCTTTGACACGGGCAACCCACTTGGCTTGCTAGAAGCCAATATCGGCATGGCCCTAAGCCGGCCAGATATGAGAGACCGAGTCCTAGAGATCTTAGCCACGCCAAGCGCTAGGGACGGAGCCTAG